The stretch of DNA GAGTTTTATTTACCTTTTAAAAAGTGCGCTGTTTCACTTACGGCTATTTTGTGTGTCATACTCGCTCTTTAAACCTTTGAGCAGAGAGAAGGACATCAAAACCAAGATAATAGCAAATGGGAGAGCGGCTGCGAGAGATGCGGATTGCAGGACATTTAGTCCGCCAGCGAAAAGCAATACAGCTGCTACAGCAGATTGAATAATGCCCCATGTTACTTTGATTCTGTTGGAAGGGTTCAATGTGCCGCCTTCGCTTAGCATTCCCAGCACAAAGGTTGCAGTATCGGCAACTGTTATATAGTAAATGGCTACAACGGTAAAACCAATGACGCTTAACAGAAAACCTAATGGAAGCTGATCAAAAAATGTAAAGATAGACAAATCTACGTTATTTGCGATGGATGCTGCCAGATCATCGTTTCCTTGTACAAGATCCAGCGCAGAGCCGCCAAAAATAGACATCCACAAGCATGTTCCAAGGGTTGGAACAATCAACACACCAATAACAAACTCCCTGACGGTGCGTCCTCTTGAAACGCGTGCGATAAACATACCGACGAAGGGTGCCCAGGCGATCCACCATGCCCAGTAGAATAATGTCCAGGAGGCAATCCAGCCGTCTCCTTCACTGAATGGTGTTAGTCTTAAGCTTAGATGCAGAAAATCACTAAGATAAAGACCCGTTGTATTAAAGAAGACTTTAACAATAGTCAGGGTAGGGCCGACAATCAAAACAAGCAGCATGATCAAAAAGGATAGGATCATAGCGCCATTAGACAAGTATTGGATCCCTTTGTCTAACCCTGTATTGATTGAAATGATAAAAATGACCGTTGCAACAGCAATAACAATCAGCTGCACGAATAATTCATTCGGAACTCCGAATATGTGATGCATTCCGGCCGTTATCTGCATGGCACCAAGGCCTAAAGATGTTGCGATACCGAAGACCGTTGCAAAAATGGACAGGATATCAATTGTTTTTCCGATCGGTCCATAAATTCTGTCACCCAATACAGGATAGAATGCGGAACTGATCGCTGCCGGAAGCTTTTTGTTGTATTGGAAAAAGGCAAGTGCCAACCCAATTACAGTGTAGATCGCCCATGGATCCAAACCCCAGTGGAAGAATGTATATTTCATGGCGGTATTGGCTGCTTCAGCTGTAAACCCTTCCCCAGTGGGAGGATTTGTGTAATGGGTTACTGGTTCGGCAACACTCCAGTAAACAATCCCAACTCCCATTCCAGCTCCAAACAGCATAGCAAGCCAAGATCCGGTGTTGAAATCCGGCTTGTCTGTTTTTTTACCAAGACGGATACTGCCGTATTTAGAGAAGAGTATATAGATGGAGAAGATTACAAAGAACAGGGTCGCACTAAGATAAACCCACCCAAAGTAGTCAATTGCCCCAGTATAAATGATATTCGTTACATCGGTGAGGCTGTCTTTAAAAAAGACGCCCCAGATAATAAAGATTAGCGTGATTAATAAAGAAATAATAAAAACAGTATTACCCGTTTGTTTTTTACTGCCCATAGAAACCTCCTAGTAGTTAACAGGCCTTAATCTCAGCTTGTGAGACTAATCACATATTGAGGAGATGATAAACAACTTCCCATTTATTTGAGTCCGACAACTCATCCAGCGGAACTTCTAAACCGCCTCCAAGATATATCGTTTGGCCCTTGATTGCGATAACCATCGCTTCCAATAACTCATCGTCGACTTTCTTTCGATAAATGCTTCCTACTCTT from Domibacillus sp. DTU_2020_1001157_1_SI_ALB_TIR_016 encodes:
- a CDS encoding BCCT family transporter — its product is MGSKKQTGNTVFIISLLITLIFIIWGVFFKDSLTDVTNIIYTGAIDYFGWVYLSATLFFVIFSIYILFSKYGSIRLGKKTDKPDFNTGSWLAMLFGAGMGVGIVYWSVAEPVTHYTNPPTGEGFTAEAANTAMKYTFFHWGLDPWAIYTVIGLALAFFQYNKKLPAAISSAFYPVLGDRIYGPIGKTIDILSIFATVFGIATSLGLGAMQITAGMHHIFGVPNELFVQLIVIAVATVIFIISINTGLDKGIQYLSNGAMILSFLIMLLVLIVGPTLTIVKVFFNTTGLYLSDFLHLSLRLTPFSEGDGWIASWTLFYWAWWIAWAPFVGMFIARVSRGRTVREFVIGVLIVPTLGTCLWMSIFGGSALDLVQGNDDLAASIANNVDLSIFTFFDQLPLGFLLSVIGFTVVAIYYITVADTATFVLGMLSEGGTLNPSNRIKVTWGIIQSAVAAVLLFAGGLNVLQSASLAAALPFAIILVLMSFSLLKGLKSEYDTQNSRK